The Sulfolobales archaeon genomic interval TAAGAGTGAGAGGGATAGGGAGGGTGAGGGTGGAGAGCATAAGATCTTCATGCCAACGGCGAGCGATGTTGAGATCTTTCTAAGACTTGCCGAGAAAGATCTTAGTGTAGCTAAGATCGTGGCTTCCCTAGCTATTGCATATTCATGGAGCCCTCGAGAAGCTGGGGAGGGGGTGAGGTAAGATGGCTAGCATGTCTATAAGTCTTAGGGTTGAGGTTAATGCAGAGGCTTTCAACGCTGTGGAGACTGTTGGCAATCTAACTAAGCATAGAAGAGCTCCAATGGTGATCCCCAGTGATGGTGGTTATAGGCTTGTCTACGTTCCTGCTGTAAGCGGTGAATCTATTGCTAATGCGTATCAAAGAAATTTAGTTGATGCTGCTAAGGCAATCTATAAGTCTAATCCTCCCCTCACTCAGTGGGATCTTAGGTATGAGTTTGCTAAGTTCATGGATAATAATCATCTAACCCCAGCACTCTTGAAGATCGTCCAGTCAAAGCCGAAGGATGTTGTCGCTGCTAAGCATGAGTTTGAGAAGATAGCTATTAAAGAATCTATCGTAGCTGATGTAGCAGGGTTCCTCTATGCGGAGGAGACCCTGCCTGTTAAGAGAACATCTAGATTCTATACAGGATATATGCTCCCAACCTATGACTCTATAGAGGCAACAGCGATCGAGGCACAGTTCCATGCAAGGCACATGCCAGCGGAGACCGGGGCTGGCGGGCAGAGGGCTGCCCAGATGATCTACTATGTTGAGATAGCATCAGCCCTCTACGGGGTAACTGTATCCCTCGACTTAGATGGTATTGGTAGAACATCTCTGGTAAGGGTTGAGGATGCTGTAGATCCTAGTGAGAGGGCTAACAGAATCAAAGCTGCCCTAGCAGCCCTCCAAGGCCTCTTCCTAGGCTTCGGCTTTGGGGCTAAGCTTAGTAGGTTCACACCGGTTAAGAGAATAGTGTCTGGAGTAGCTATACTGACAAAGCCGATAGCAACTACAGCATCGCCAGCTCAGGTTCCAAGCTATATAGAGGATACAGAGGCAAAGGCGATTAAGCTTGCATCATCACTAAACAAGCTGGGGATCAATGTGAGCTACGATGTAATAGCCTATGGGGGGAAGCCGAAGGATAGCAAGACTAAGAGGGCTTCTACTCCTGAGGAGTTCTTCGAATATGTGATTGATAGCGCTCTTAGATTCTCAGGGATACAAACCTAGATAATATAATGAAATTGAAAGGGAGCTGGGATCTTGTACTATATCAAAGTGCTTATGAGGCTTTCATGGGGCTTTACAAGCAGAAAGCTATTTTCAAGCAAATCGAGAGAATCATATATAGTTCCACCACCAACCACGCTTATAGGAGCCCTTTCATATGGATATGCCAGGCTCAACAAGATCCCTGAGGAAGATGGGGGTCTAAGCTCTGCGGAGAGGATTAGAAGGCTTATCTACTCTGTCCATGAGAAGGTAAATGCACCTGTGATCCAATATGC includes:
- the cas7a gene encoding type I-A CRISPR-associated protein Cas7/Csa2, with product MASMSISLRVEVNAEAFNAVETVGNLTKHRRAPMVIPSDGGYRLVYVPAVSGESIANAYQRNLVDAAKAIYKSNPPLTQWDLRYEFAKFMDNNHLTPALLKIVQSKPKDVVAAKHEFEKIAIKESIVADVAGFLYAEETLPVKRTSRFYTGYMLPTYDSIEATAIEAQFHARHMPAETGAGGQRAAQMIYYVEIASALYGVTVSLDLDGIGRTSLVRVEDAVDPSERANRIKAALAALQGLFLGFGFGAKLSRFTPVKRIVSGVAILTKPIATTASPAQVPSYIEDTEAKAIKLASSLNKLGINVSYDVIAYGGKPKDSKTKRASTPEEFFEYVIDSALRFSGIQT